In the genome of Dunckerocampus dactyliophorus isolate RoL2022-P2 chromosome 6, RoL_Ddac_1.1, whole genome shotgun sequence, one region contains:
- the LOC129182709 gene encoding dynein axonemal light chain 4: protein MAGTGEGKKEEADYKRLHSFPLIRHTDMPEEMRVETMELCVTACEKFATNNESAAKMIKESMDKKFGNSWHVVIGEGFGFEVTHEVKNLLYMFFGGSLAVCVWKCS, encoded by the exons ATGGCAGGAACCGGCGAGGGAAAGAAAGAAGAAGCCGACTACAAAAGACTCCACAGCTTTCCTCTCATCAGG CACACGGACATGCCCGAGGAAATGAGGGTGGAGACGATGGAGCTGTGTGTGACAGCCTGCGAAAAGTTCGCCACCAACAATGAG AGCGCTGCCAAAATGATCAAGGAGTCCATGGACAAGAAATTTGGCAACTCGTGGCATGTGGTGATTGGCGAAGGCTTCGGCTTTGAAGTGACGCATGAGGTGAAGAACCTGCTCTACATGTTCTTTGGCGGGAGTTTGGCAGTGTGCGTTTGGAAGTGCTCctag